In the Planctomycetota bacterium genome, one interval contains:
- a CDS encoding glucose 1-dehydrogenase — MKPRFPDRVVLITGAGSGIGRAAALAFAREGARVAVNDLSEPAAAETCRLIRAEGGRAEPVPGDVSRPDDAARTVGRTLELFGDLDILVNNAGIGASGTVLTTPDERFDAIFRVNVKGVWLLSREALRLFVPRRRGVIVNTASIAGLRGIPDRAAYTASKHAVVGLTRAMALDHVKDGVRVNCVCPGTTRTPWIDQRLQEAPDPQAALAQLVARQPMGRLGTPEEIAAAILFLASDESSFATGTALVVDGGFSA, encoded by the coding sequence ATGAAGCCGCGCTTCCCCGATCGCGTCGTCCTCATCACCGGCGCCGGAAGCGGCATCGGCCGCGCCGCCGCCCTCGCCTTCGCCCGCGAGGGCGCCCGCGTCGCCGTCAACGACCTCTCGGAACCCGCCGCCGCCGAAACCTGCCGCCTCATCCGCGCCGAAGGCGGCCGCGCCGAACCCGTCCCCGGCGACGTCTCCCGCCCCGACGACGCCGCCCGCACCGTCGGCCGCACCCTCGAACTCTTCGGAGACCTCGACATCCTCGTCAACAACGCCGGCATCGGCGCCTCCGGCACCGTCCTGACGACGCCCGACGAGCGCTTCGACGCGATCTTCCGGGTCAACGTCAAGGGCGTCTGGCTCCTCTCCCGCGAAGCCCTCCGCCTCTTCGTCCCCCGCCGCCGCGGCGTCATCGTCAACACCGCCTCCATCGCGGGCCTCCGCGGCATCCCCGACCGCGCCGCCTACACCGCCTCCAAACACGCCGTCGTCGGCCTCACCCGCGCCATGGCCCTCGACCACGTCAAGGACGGCGTCCGGGTCAACTGCGTCTGCCCCGGCACGACCCGCACCCCCTGGATCGACCAGCGCCTCCAGGAAGCCCCCGACCCTCAGGCCGCCCTCGCCCAGCTCGTCGCCCGCCAGCCCATGGGCCGCCTCGGAACCCCCGAAGAAATCGCCGCCGCCATCCTCTTCCTCGCCTCCGACGAATCCAGCTTCGCCACCGGCACCGCCCTCGTCGTCGACGGCGGCTTCAGCGCCTGA
- a CDS encoding tyrosine-type recombinase/integrase, which produces MFGPIPVDRGVTLRWHHGSWWLDVTGGGQRTRKNLKTADRHRALSIARQLADDIVRRRWNIAGSATYTIEQALQDYCPARGGQNESTRRSIRNILGRFAAWCRERKLTLLDKVTRRDIEAYRQALLASKSPKGHPYSPVTVNTHLSRVGSLFRWALFSGYVRENPVEHLRMLPVTTHVKRVLDGEELSKLAAACANETLRDLVVFLSNVGCRISEALSLTADDVDLERGLITIRSTKVYEHRQIKANDAVLAVLRRRLLASGGGLVFASSKGTKLSRDNVRRDMILAARRAGLKRPEEVTPHALRRSWATATAPHVSLPVLVRLGGWRDGRVLARHYMGSVQIAPPVVVPAPKTAP; this is translated from the coding sequence ATGTTCGGTCCCATCCCTGTGGACCGCGGCGTGACGCTGCGGTGGCATCACGGCAGCTGGTGGCTGGACGTCACCGGCGGCGGACAGCGGACGCGCAAGAACCTCAAGACGGCCGACCGGCACCGGGCGCTTTCCATCGCCCGCCAGCTGGCCGACGACATCGTGCGGCGGCGCTGGAATATCGCCGGATCGGCGACGTACACGATCGAACAGGCGCTCCAGGACTATTGCCCCGCCCGGGGAGGCCAGAACGAGAGCACCCGCCGGAGCATTCGGAACATTCTCGGACGCTTCGCCGCCTGGTGCAGGGAGCGGAAGCTCACGCTTCTCGACAAGGTGACCCGGCGGGACATCGAGGCGTACCGCCAGGCGCTCCTGGCGTCGAAGAGCCCGAAGGGCCATCCGTACTCCCCGGTCACGGTCAACACGCACCTTTCGCGGGTGGGCTCTCTCTTCCGCTGGGCGCTTTTTTCCGGATACGTCCGGGAAAATCCGGTGGAGCATCTCCGCATGCTTCCCGTGACGACTCACGTCAAGCGGGTTCTCGACGGCGAGGAGCTCTCGAAGCTCGCCGCCGCATGCGCCAACGAGACGTTGCGGGACCTGGTCGTTTTCCTCTCGAACGTAGGGTGTCGGATCAGCGAGGCGCTGTCGCTGACGGCCGACGACGTGGATCTGGAGCGAGGGCTGATCACCATCCGATCGACGAAGGTCTATGAACACCGCCAGATCAAGGCGAACGACGCCGTGCTGGCCGTACTGCGCCGGCGGTTGCTCGCCTCCGGCGGGGGGCTGGTCTTCGCCAGCTCGAAGGGGACCAAATTGTCACGGGACAATGTGAGGCGGGACATGATCCTGGCGGCCCGGCGCGCGGGGCTCAAGCGGCCGGAGGAAGTGACGCCGCACGCGCTCCGGCGGTCCTGGGCGACCGCGACGGCGCCGCACGTTTCGTTGCCGGTTCTGGTGAGGCTGGGGGGCTGGCGGGACGGACGTGTCCTGGCCCGCCACTACATGGGCAGCGTGCAGATTGCGCCTCCCGTCGTCGTCCCGGCCCCGAAGACGGCGCCGTAG
- a CDS encoding PQQ-dependent sugar dehydrogenase, producing MGSRLGILCLFAAAAAPAPPDTPTITEPSVDGQIVAPADVHMEAAAYSDPDGDPHASSDWEILPATASETVWQAHDAAGLLRTHIHLADGSFVNSYAGRTELEPDRSYLLRVRFRDASGQASPWAERTFRTSPAGTPGLPAPIPWAPARYGYRIESVASGFQLPVTIAFHPSPGTAPSDPLFYVTELYGTIKVVFRDGTAGTYASGLLNYDPSTLGSFPGAGEQGLTGLCVDPATGDLFATMLYHDAAAKARYPRIVRLTSSDGGRTGSVAAEFRMPGEPQGQSHQISTISIGPDGKLYVHNGDGFDPSTAQNLASFRGKILRLNPDFTAPPDNPSYNASDGITARDFVWAYGVRNPFGGRWSAGGELYMVENGPSIDRLARIVAGRNFGWDGTNSSMLTQAIYAWNPSHAPVHLAFIEPQTFGGSGFPPEMMGRAFITESGPTYATGPQTLGKRIVECALPAGDTPLSDPPRLFAEYIGTGKATAVALAAGPDGLYFSDLYRDQGASSPKDAGAKIWRIRYAGTPPAGSGSGALAEYFPTPDLSGTPVVRRDPTIDFSWPGTTAPAPGLPGDGFSARWRARLRPPVSDTWTFVTDSDDGVRLRLNGRLLIDNWTDHAVTQNSASIDLVGGRAYDLVLEYYDRTGDGRVRLRWVSAGNPLETIPAERLEDPSAPADGPDSRSRFSCGLLGAEALLFAGFAARALRRRRRRAPPPDGAI from the coding sequence ATGGGTTCGAGGCTCGGCATCCTTTGCCTTTTCGCCGCCGCGGCCGCCCCCGCCCCTCCCGACACCCCCACGATCACCGAACCCTCCGTGGACGGCCAGATCGTCGCCCCCGCCGACGTCCACATGGAAGCCGCCGCATACTCCGACCCCGACGGCGATCCCCACGCCTCCAGCGACTGGGAAATCCTCCCCGCCACCGCCTCCGAAACGGTCTGGCAGGCCCACGACGCCGCCGGCCTGCTCCGCACCCACATCCACCTCGCCGACGGCTCGTTCGTCAACTCCTACGCCGGCCGCACCGAACTCGAGCCCGACCGGTCCTACCTCCTCCGCGTCCGATTCCGCGACGCCTCCGGCCAGGCCTCCCCGTGGGCCGAACGGACCTTCCGCACCAGCCCCGCCGGCACGCCCGGCCTTCCGGCCCCCATCCCGTGGGCCCCCGCGCGGTACGGTTACCGCATCGAGTCGGTCGCCTCCGGGTTCCAGCTCCCCGTCACGATCGCCTTCCATCCCTCCCCCGGAACCGCTCCCTCCGACCCTCTCTTCTACGTCACCGAACTCTACGGGACGATCAAAGTCGTCTTCCGCGACGGAACCGCCGGAACCTACGCGAGCGGACTTCTCAACTACGACCCCTCGACCCTCGGCAGCTTCCCCGGCGCGGGGGAACAGGGCCTCACCGGCCTCTGCGTGGACCCGGCCACGGGCGATCTTTTCGCCACGATGCTCTACCACGACGCCGCCGCAAAAGCGCGCTACCCGCGCATCGTGCGCCTCACGAGCTCCGACGGCGGCCGCACCGGCTCGGTCGCCGCCGAATTCCGAATGCCGGGCGAACCCCAGGGACAGTCCCACCAGATTTCCACGATCTCGATCGGCCCCGACGGAAAGCTTTACGTCCACAACGGCGACGGCTTCGACCCGAGCACCGCTCAGAACCTCGCCTCCTTTCGAGGCAAGATCCTCCGCCTCAACCCCGACTTCACCGCCCCTCCGGACAATCCGTCCTACAACGCCTCCGACGGCATCACCGCGCGGGACTTCGTCTGGGCCTACGGCGTCCGCAACCCCTTCGGCGGTCGCTGGAGCGCCGGCGGGGAGCTCTACATGGTCGAAAACGGCCCTTCCATCGACCGCCTGGCCCGGATCGTCGCCGGCCGCAACTTCGGCTGGGACGGCACGAATTCCTCCATGCTCACCCAGGCGATCTACGCGTGGAACCCCTCCCACGCCCCGGTGCATCTGGCCTTCATCGAACCGCAAACCTTCGGCGGAAGCGGCTTTCCGCCCGAGATGATGGGCCGCGCCTTCATCACGGAATCGGGCCCGACCTACGCCACCGGACCGCAGACGCTCGGCAAACGGATCGTCGAATGCGCCCTGCCGGCAGGAGACACCCCGCTTTCCGATCCTCCGCGCCTCTTCGCCGAGTACATCGGCACCGGCAAAGCCACCGCCGTGGCGCTCGCCGCCGGCCCCGACGGCCTCTACTTCAGCGACCTCTACCGCGACCAGGGCGCTTCCTCCCCCAAGGACGCCGGCGCGAAGATCTGGCGGATCCGCTACGCCGGAACGCCCCCCGCCGGTTCCGGCTCCGGCGCGCTCGCCGAATACTTCCCCACGCCCGACCTCTCCGGCACCCCGGTCGTGCGGCGCGACCCGACGATCGACTTCAGCTGGCCGGGCACGACCGCCCCCGCCCCCGGCCTGCCCGGCGACGGATTCTCGGCCCGCTGGCGGGCCCGCCTGCGCCCGCCGGTCTCGGACACCTGGACGTTCGTCACGGACTCCGACGACGGCGTGCGGCTCCGGCTGAACGGCCGGCTCCTCATCGACAACTGGACCGATCACGCCGTCACCCAGAACAGCGCCTCGATCGATCTGGTCGGCGGGCGGGCGTACGATCTCGTCCTGGAGTACTACGACCGGACCGGCGACGGGCGCGTCCGGCTCCGCTGGGTCTCGGCCGGAAATCCCCTGGAAACGATCCCGGCGGAACGCCTGGAAGACCCCTCCGCGCCGGCGGACGGCCCGGACTCCCGCTCCCGCTTCTCGTGCGGGCTTCTCGGAGCCGAGGCGCTGCTCTTCGCCGGGTTCGCCGCCCGCGCGCTCAGACGTCGACGTCGCAGAGCGCCACCGCCTGACGGAGCGATTTGA
- a CDS encoding DUF3631 domain-containing protein, producing the protein MSCDRGRRLLDVVRAIICRHVVLDAAQADAVAAWVVHTFAATRRVVEVSPRLLLTAPPASGKTTLLRVVAALADEGRPMIAPTAASIWRRLEVGPATILIDEGHHVLEDPHPDLLAVMDAGWEADGTVPRCVRRDDAWITVDYQVFAPVAIAMIGRPREAALLSRCIEVQLVRHRRPRGMARATRDILARYASIREHIGRWVESVADAIRAARPRIPRELSDRSADLWTPLLAIAEVAGGPWPARLRRAAVRLSSEAERTAAAAEVDVGVRLLRELQAACPVGVDVWPTRDIVWAVSAIDDAPWADWRGGMTPHRLARILAAYGVAPVHARVCTTTVRGYAVRDLRRAWEAYAARPRRPHTSPTTDCPSAPPADATAATPPPPASSATPEEASS; encoded by the coding sequence ATGAGCTGCGATCGTGGCCGCCGACTCCTCGACGTCGTGCGCGCCATCATCTGCCGACACGTGGTCTTGGACGCCGCCCAGGCCGACGCGGTGGCGGCGTGGGTCGTCCACACCTTCGCCGCCACGCGGCGCGTCGTCGAGGTGTCGCCCCGCCTGCTCCTGACCGCACCTCCGGCCTCCGGCAAGACGACGCTGCTGAGGGTCGTGGCGGCACTTGCGGACGAGGGCCGGCCGATGATAGCTCCTACGGCGGCCAGCATATGGAGGCGGCTGGAGGTGGGGCCGGCCACGATCCTCATCGACGAGGGCCACCACGTCCTGGAGGACCCGCACCCCGATCTCCTGGCCGTGATGGACGCGGGGTGGGAGGCGGACGGCACCGTCCCGCGGTGCGTGCGGCGCGACGACGCATGGATCACGGTGGACTATCAGGTTTTCGCGCCCGTGGCGATCGCCATGATCGGTCGTCCGCGGGAGGCCGCACTCCTGTCCAGATGCATCGAGGTCCAGCTCGTGCGCCACCGCCGGCCGCGCGGAATGGCACGCGCGACGCGGGACATACTTGCCCGGTATGCGTCCATCCGCGAGCACATCGGCCGGTGGGTCGAGTCCGTGGCGGACGCCATCCGAGCGGCGCGGCCGCGGATCCCGAGGGAGCTGTCTGACAGGTCTGCGGACCTATGGACGCCGCTTTTGGCGATTGCGGAGGTCGCAGGCGGACCGTGGCCCGCGCGCCTGCGGCGGGCTGCCGTCCGGCTCTCCTCGGAGGCGGAGCGCACCGCCGCGGCCGCGGAGGTGGACGTCGGGGTGCGGCTGCTCAGGGAGCTGCAGGCGGCGTGTCCCGTGGGCGTCGATGTATGGCCGACGCGGGACATTGTCTGGGCCGTGTCCGCCATAGATGACGCACCCTGGGCGGACTGGCGGGGCGGCATGACCCCCCACCGCTTGGCACGGATTCTGGCGGCATATGGAGTCGCGCCCGTCCACGCGCGCGTGTGCACGACCACCGTGCGCGGCTACGCGGTCCGAGACCTGCGGCGTGCGTGGGAGGCGTACGCCGCGCGGCCCAGACGTCCCCACACGTCGCCCACCACGGACTGCCCATCCGCGCCGCCGGCGGACGCGACCGCCGCCACTCCGCCGCCACCTGCCAGCTCCGCCACCCCCGAGGAGGCGAGCTCATGA
- a CDS encoding zinc metallopeptidase gives MLYVDPVYFLFALPGILLGLWAQAKVHSAYQEASRIRSRRGLTGARVAREILEAEGIRNVKVEPTHGFLSDHYHPLEKALRLSEANYESDSLAAVGVAAHEVGHAIQHARGYFPLMMRSALVPVCSVGSWVAQIALLLGGLFLASAPGLGKTLLFWALLGYGAIFLFTLVTVPVEFNASRRALAVLSEGGIVTADELPEVKRVLDAAALTYVAGLVSALGMLLYVFSLYSRARE, from the coding sequence ATGCTCTACGTCGATCCCGTCTATTTCCTGTTCGCCCTTCCGGGGATTCTCTTGGGGCTTTGGGCGCAGGCCAAGGTGCACTCCGCCTATCAGGAAGCCTCGCGGATCCGCTCCCGCCGCGGGCTCACGGGGGCCCGCGTGGCGCGGGAGATTCTCGAGGCGGAAGGCATCCGGAACGTGAAGGTGGAGCCCACGCACGGGTTCCTGAGCGACCACTATCATCCTCTCGAGAAGGCGCTGCGGCTTTCGGAGGCGAACTACGAAAGCGACTCGCTGGCGGCCGTGGGGGTGGCGGCCCATGAGGTGGGCCACGCGATTCAGCACGCCCGCGGGTACTTCCCGCTCATGATGCGCAGCGCGCTCGTGCCCGTCTGTTCCGTGGGAAGCTGGGTGGCCCAGATCGCGCTTCTTCTGGGAGGGCTTTTCCTGGCGAGCGCGCCGGGGCTGGGCAAGACGCTCCTTTTCTGGGCTCTCCTCGGATACGGGGCGATCTTTCTTTTCACGCTCGTGACGGTTCCCGTCGAATTCAACGCGTCCAGGCGCGCGCTGGCGGTCCTGAGCGAAGGAGGAATCGTCACGGCGGATGAGCTTCCCGAGGTCAAGCGGGTTCTGGACGCCGCGGCGCTCACCTACGTGGCGGGCCTCGTCTCGGCGCTCGGGATGCTTCTTTACGTATTCTCGCTCTACAGCCGCGCCCGCGAATAG
- a CDS encoding recombinase family protein produces MKACRYRRVSDPSEKIENQDRDTEDLIGRLGLALDPRYDYADVGSAWAERPRLPQRERLLRDAEAGLLKGYTLVVWAADRISRDPVDLLSLLRRLKAAGVRLVSCREPWLDSGGPFGEVMAFLAGWAAGMESARKSERVKAALARKRAAGERLGRTPLPIDWELLRELRARGFGVRRIAKALGVSVGTVHKRLKEPRAFSEPGADPSRSAVQRSIVS; encoded by the coding sequence ATGAAGGCCTGTCGTTACCGGCGCGTGAGCGATCCCTCGGAGAAGATCGAGAACCAGGATCGGGATACGGAGGACCTGATCGGCCGTCTGGGGCTGGCGCTCGATCCGCGCTATGACTATGCCGACGTAGGATCCGCCTGGGCGGAGCGTCCGAGGCTACCCCAGCGGGAGCGCCTCCTGCGGGATGCCGAAGCGGGACTTCTCAAGGGCTATACGCTCGTCGTCTGGGCGGCGGATCGGATTTCGAGGGATCCGGTGGATCTTCTGTCGCTCCTCCGGCGGCTGAAGGCCGCCGGAGTGCGGCTCGTTTCCTGTCGAGAACCCTGGCTCGATAGCGGAGGTCCTTTCGGGGAGGTGATGGCCTTCCTGGCCGGGTGGGCTGCCGGCATGGAAAGCGCCCGGAAGAGCGAACGGGTGAAAGCGGCGCTCGCTCGCAAGCGGGCGGCGGGGGAACGCCTGGGAAGGACGCCTCTTCCCATTGACTGGGAACTCCTGCGGGAGCTTCGCGCCCGCGGGTTCGGCGTCCGCCGGATCGCCAAAGCGCTGGGGGTTTCGGTCGGAACCGTTCACAAACGCCTCAAGGAACCGAGGGCCTTTTCTGAACCAGGGGCCGATCCCTCCCGTTCGGCGGTCCAGCGGTCGATCGTTTCCTGA
- a CDS encoding sialidase family protein: MGPWMGVFLALGSPGGIPAQVEKTDLFVAGTEGVHTYRIPSLLVTPRGTLLAFCEARRRGSGDSGDIDLVVRRSEDGGRTWSPMRIVWEDGPHTCGNPCAVADPSTGTIWLLITHNRGEDTERKIIAGTSRGERTVWVTRSEDDGLTWSAPVEITLQVKKPDWAWFATGPGVGIRRRSGRLVVPCDAVERGGRRALSLVVFSDDAGRTWKTGGAVGDVWNECQVVERSDGSLLLNMRNHGSRGRRRGTAVSRDGGETWSEAVPDPALVEPVCQASLIRYSFEPSLLLFSNPADESRRIRLMVRGSSDEGATWTAGRVLHEGPAAYSCLAALPGGRVGCLYEAGEAHPYERLVFARFPLEWLGP, encoded by the coding sequence GTGGGACCGTGGATGGGGGTCTTTCTGGCGCTGGGGTCGCCCGGCGGCATCCCGGCGCAGGTGGAGAAGACGGACCTTTTCGTCGCGGGGACGGAGGGGGTTCACACGTACCGGATCCCTTCGCTTCTCGTCACGCCGCGGGGGACGCTTCTGGCGTTCTGCGAAGCCCGGCGCCGGGGCTCCGGGGATTCGGGGGATATCGATCTTGTGGTGCGCCGGAGCGAGGACGGCGGCCGCACGTGGTCGCCGATGCGGATCGTGTGGGAGGACGGGCCGCACACCTGCGGGAATCCCTGCGCCGTGGCGGATCCCTCGACGGGAACGATCTGGCTCCTGATCACGCACAACCGGGGGGAGGATACGGAGCGCAAGATCATCGCCGGGACGTCCCGCGGGGAGAGGACCGTGTGGGTGACCCGAAGCGAGGATGACGGGCTCACGTGGTCGGCGCCGGTCGAGATCACGCTCCAGGTCAAGAAGCCGGACTGGGCCTGGTTCGCCACCGGGCCGGGAGTGGGGATCCGCCGGCGGAGCGGCCGCCTGGTCGTTCCGTGCGACGCGGTCGAGCGGGGCGGCCGGCGGGCGTTGTCGCTGGTCGTTTTCAGCGACGATGCGGGCCGGACCTGGAAGACGGGGGGCGCCGTCGGAGACGTCTGGAACGAGTGTCAGGTCGTGGAGCGGTCGGACGGTTCGCTGCTTCTGAACATGCGCAATCATGGGTCCCGGGGGAGGCGCCGGGGGACCGCGGTCAGCCGCGACGGGGGAGAAACCTGGTCGGAGGCGGTTCCGGATCCGGCCCTCGTGGAACCCGTCTGCCAGGCGAGTCTCATCCGGTACTCGTTCGAGCCGAGCCTTCTTCTCTTTTCGAATCCGGCGGACGAATCGCGGAGAATCCGTTTGATGGTGCGTGGGAGTTCGGACGAAGGGGCGACCTGGACGGCGGGGCGGGTTCTGCACGAGGGGCCCGCGGCCTATTCGTGCCTGGCGGCGCTTCCGGGCGGCCGGGTCGGATGCCTCTATGAAGCGGGGGAGGCTCATCCCTACGAGCGTCTGGTTTTCGCGCGGTTTCCGCTGGAGTGGCTCGGGCCTTGA
- a CDS encoding TIM barrel protein, translated as MEITRRAALLAPGALALGPALSAAAQEGGKVVRIGKVKQSVARWCFGKIPLPELAKACAEMGMAGIDLVGPNEWKIVKDHGLVVTTGMVGAGGIADGINDPKHHDRIVRAFEENIPKAAAEGVPNVICFFGNRVPGMSDQEAIDHSVACLNRCKPIAEQHKVTIVIEILNSKVDHKGYIGDNTPYCFKILKAVNSPYVKLLYDIYHAQIMEGDVIRTIQQNHAWIGHYHTGGNPGRGEIDETQELNYPAITRAVLRTGFQGYYAHEFIPKRPDPLKSLRQAVALCDVDV; from the coding sequence ATGGAAATCACCCGCCGCGCCGCGCTTCTGGCTCCGGGGGCGCTGGCCCTGGGACCCGCGCTGTCCGCCGCCGCGCAGGAGGGAGGAAAGGTCGTCCGCATCGGCAAGGTGAAGCAGTCGGTCGCCCGCTGGTGCTTCGGAAAGATCCCTCTGCCGGAACTCGCCAAGGCTTGCGCCGAAATGGGCATGGCGGGGATCGATCTCGTGGGCCCGAACGAATGGAAGATCGTCAAGGACCACGGCCTTGTGGTCACGACAGGCATGGTGGGGGCCGGAGGGATCGCCGACGGGATCAACGACCCCAAGCATCACGACCGGATCGTGCGCGCGTTCGAGGAGAACATTCCCAAGGCCGCCGCCGAGGGAGTGCCGAACGTCATCTGCTTCTTCGGCAACCGCGTGCCCGGCATGAGCGATCAGGAAGCCATCGACCATTCCGTCGCCTGCCTCAACCGGTGCAAGCCGATCGCCGAGCAGCACAAGGTGACGATCGTGATCGAGATTCTCAATTCGAAAGTCGATCACAAGGGCTATATCGGGGACAACACGCCCTACTGCTTCAAGATCCTGAAGGCCGTGAATTCTCCGTACGTGAAGCTTCTTTACGACATCTACCACGCGCAGATCATGGAGGGGGACGTCATCCGCACGATCCAGCAGAACCACGCCTGGATCGGGCACTACCACACGGGCGGCAACCCGGGACGCGGCGAGATCGACGAGACTCAGGAGCTCAACTATCCGGCGATCACGCGGGCGGTGCTCCGGACGGGCTTTCAGGGCTACTACGCCCACGAATTCATTCCGAAGCGCCCGGATCCGCTCAAATCGCTCCGTCAGGCGGTGGCGCTCTGCGACGTCGACGTCTGA
- a CDS encoding amino acid-binding protein: protein MPLKITPVEYWVAKIEDRAGGAARALGPLAGARVNLEFVLARRTPEEPGRGVLYVAPVKGGRAEEAARAAGLSRAADLAGLRVEGDNRAGAGHAMADALGQAGISFRGLAASVLGRKYVCYFAFDREEDARRAAEVLKAAGRKQGKPPARGRGRG, encoded by the coding sequence ATGCCGTTGAAGATCACGCCGGTCGAGTACTGGGTGGCGAAGATCGAGGACCGGGCGGGGGGCGCCGCCCGGGCGCTGGGGCCGCTGGCCGGGGCGCGGGTGAATCTCGAGTTCGTTCTGGCGCGGCGGACACCGGAGGAGCCCGGCCGGGGGGTGCTTTACGTCGCCCCCGTGAAGGGAGGGCGGGCGGAGGAGGCCGCGCGGGCGGCGGGGCTGTCGCGGGCGGCGGACCTGGCGGGGCTGCGCGTCGAGGGGGACAACCGGGCGGGCGCGGGCCACGCGATGGCGGACGCTCTGGGTCAGGCGGGGATCAGCTTTCGCGGTCTGGCCGCGTCGGTCCTGGGGAGGAAATACGTCTGCTACTTCGCGTTCGACCGCGAGGAGGACGCCCGGCGCGCCGCGGAGGTGCTCAAGGCCGCCGGCCGGAAGCAGGGGAAGCCGCCGGCGCGGGGGCGTGGCCGCGGTTAA